Proteins found in one Mangifera indica cultivar Alphonso chromosome 15, CATAS_Mindica_2.1, whole genome shotgun sequence genomic segment:
- the LOC123198135 gene encoding cleavage stimulation factor subunit 77 isoform X2: MADSNFKDTTAETIDKYNVEAAEILANSVLHLPITQSAPIYEQLLSVFPTAAKYWKQYVEAHMAVNNDDATRQIFSRCLLNCLQVPLWRCYIRFIRKVNEKKGVEGQEETRKAFDFMLSHVGSDIASGPVWLEYITFLKSLPALNTQEESQRMTAVRKAYQKAIVTPTHHVEQLWKDYENFENSVSRQLAKGLLSDYQPKYNSARAVYRERKKYVDEIDWNMLAVPPTGSYKEELQWLAWKRLLAFEKGNPQRIDNVLSNKRIIFTYEQCLMYLYHYPDIWYDYATWHAKSGSIDSAIKVFQRSLKALPDSEMLRYAFAELEESRGAIPAAKKLYESLLVDDVNATALAHIQFIRFLRRTEGVEAARKYFLDARKSPTFTYHVYVAYALMVFCLDKDPQVAHNVFEAGLKRFMHEPMYILEYADFLSRLNDDRNIRALFERALSSLPPEESVEVWKRFTQFEQMYGDLDSMLKVEQRRKEALSRTGEEGATALEGSLQDVVSRYSFMDLWPCSSKDLDHLVRQEWLAKNVNKKVDKTAFPNGPGVVDRSPSSLASNSAASAKVIYPDTSQMAIYDPRQKPGIGIAPGTIASGAAPNNMSNPMVAMVGGGAINTFDDILKATPPALVAFLANLPAVEGPIPNVDVVLSICLQSDLSRGQAGKSRTFPAQTPAGPATSASDVSGSTKSHPVPSGSSFKPTRDKQFLKRKDLDRQDDDETTTVQSQPLPRDVFRIRQMQKSRGSASSQTGSASYGSALSGDLSGSTG, translated from the exons ATGGCCGACTCTAACTTCAAG GATACTACAGCGGAGACGATCGATAAATACAATGTCGAAGCAGCTGAAATTCTCGCTAATAGTGTTCTG CATTTACCTATTACACAGTCGGCGCCCATATACGAACAACTTTTATCGGTCTTCCCCACAGCT GCAAAATATTGGAAGCAGTATGTGGAGGCACACATGGCTGTGAATAATGATGATGCTACAAGGCAGATATTTAGCCGCTGTTTATTGAATTGTCTCCAAGTTCCTCTTTG GAGATGCTACATTCGGTTCATTAGGAAAGTCAATGAGAAGAAGGGTGTAGAGGGTCAGGAAGAGACTAGAAAAGCTTTTGATTTTATGCTCAGCCATGTTG GATCTGACATAGCATCAGGACCTGTATGGTTGGAATACATCACCTTTTTAAAGTCATTACCG GCTCTTAACACACAGGAAGAATCACAACGGATGACCGCTGTGCGTAAAGCATATCAAAAAGCTATTGTTACTCCAACCCATCATGTTGAGCAACTATGGAAGGactatgaaaattttgaaaattctgttAGTCGTCAActg GCCAAGGGACTTTTATCTGATTATCAACCTAAGTATAACAGTGCCAGGGCCGTGTATAGGGAACGGAAGAAATACGTTGATGAAATTGATTGGAATATGCTTGCTGTACCCCCAACTGGCTCTTACAAG GAAGAATTGCAGTGGTTGGCTTGGAAGAGGCTTTTGGCCTTCGAAAA GGGAAATCCTCAAAGGATAGACAATGTATTGTCCAACAAGCGAATTATATTCACGTATGAGCAG TGTCTGATGTATTTGTACCATTATCCTGACATATGGTATGACTATGCTACATGGCATGCAAAAAGTGGGTCTATAGATTCTGCAATCAAAGTATTTCAGCGTTCTTTGAAGGCTCTTCCAG ATTCAGAAATGCTGAGGTATGCTTTTGCAGAACTGGAGGAATCTCGTGGAGCAATTCCG GctgcaaaaaaattatatgaaagcCTTTTGGTAGATGATGTTAATGCAACAGCTCTGGCACATATACAA TTTATTCGTTTCCTGAGAAGAACTGAAGGAGTTGAAGCAGCTCGCAAGTACTTCCTTGATGCTCGCAAATCCCCAACCTTCACATACCATGTATATGTTGCTTATGCTTTGATGGTGTTCTGCCTTGACAAGGATCCACAG GTTGCACACAATGTTTTTGAAGCCGGGTTGAAACGTTTTATGCATGAGCCAATGTATATCCTTGA ATATGCAGATTTTTTGTCTCGTTTGAATGATGACAGGAACATTCGGGCTTTATTTGAGCGGGCTTTGAGCTCACTCCCACCTGAAGAATCCGTTGAG GTGTGGAAACGATTCACCCAATTTGAGCAAATGTATGGAGATCTAGATAGCATGTTGAAG GTTgagcaaagaagaaaagaagctCTTTCGAGGACAGGTGAAGAGGGAGCAACTGCATTAGAGGGTTCATTGCAGGATGTGGTATCACGCTACAGTTTCATGGATCTTTGGCCCTGCTCTTCTAAGGATCTTGATCATTTGGTCCGGCAAGAG TGGCTTGCCAAAAACGTTAACAAGAAAGTGGACAAAACAGCTTTCCCTAATGGACCTGGAGTTGTTG ATAGGAGTCCATCTAGCCTGGCAAGCAATTCAGCTGCTTCTGCAAAAGTTATTTATCCAGATACTTCTCAGATGGCGATTTATGATCCAAGGCAAAAGCCTG GAATTGGAATTGCTCCTGGTACAATAGCATCTGGAGCTGCTCCAAACAACATGTCTAATCCCATGGTTGCAATGGTGGGTGGTGGAGCAATAAATACATTTGATGATATACTGAAGGCAACACCCCCTGCATTGGTAGCGTTTTTAGCAAACTTACCTGCTGTTGAAG GTCCAATACCAAATGTGGATGTTGTTTTATCAATTTGTTTGCAGAGTGACTTATCTAGAGGGCAGGCTGGGAAATCACGGACTTTTCCTGCTCAAACACCAGCAGGCCCTGCTACTAGTGCAAGTGATGTTTCTGGCTCCACCAAATCCCATCCTGTCCCAAGCGGTTCCTCATTTAAACCAACAAGGGACAAGCAATTCCTGAAAAGAAAGGATTTGGACA GGCAAGATGATGATGAAACAACAACAGTGCAAAGCCAGCCATTACCAAGGGATGTTTTTAGGATACGACAGATGCAGAAATCTCGGGGAAGTGCTAGTTCACAGACAGGATCAGCATCATATGGAAGTGCTCTCTCTGGAGATCTCTCTGGTAGCACTGGCTGA
- the LOC123198135 gene encoding cleavage stimulation factor subunit 77 isoform X1 produces the protein MADSNFKDTTAETIDKYNVEAAEILANSVLHLPITQSAPIYEQLLSVFPTAAKYWKQYVEAHMAVNNDDATRQIFSRCLLNCLQVPLWRCYIRFIRKVNEKKGVEGQEETRKAFDFMLSHVGSDIASGPVWLEYITFLKSLPALNTQEESQRMTAVRKAYQKAIVTPTHHVEQLWKDYENFENSVSRQLAKGLLSDYQPKYNSARAVYRERKKYVDEIDWNMLAVPPTGSYKEELQWLAWKRLLAFEKGNPQRIDNVLSNKRIIFTYEQCLMYLYHYPDIWYDYATWHAKSGSIDSAIKVFQRSLKALPDSEMLRYAFAELEESRGAIPAAKKLYESLLVDDVNATALAHIQFIRFLRRTEGVEAARKYFLDARKSPTFTYHVYVAYALMVFCLDKDPQVAHNVFEAGLKRFMHEPMYILEYADFLSRLNDDRNIRALFERALSSLPPEESVEVWKRFTQFEQMYGDLDSMLKVEQRRKEALSRTGEEGATALEGSLQDVVSRYSFMDLWPCSSKDLDHLVRQEWLAKNVNKKVDKTAFPNGPGVVGTDRSPSSLASNSAASAKVIYPDTSQMAIYDPRQKPGIGIAPGTIASGAAPNNMSNPMVAMVGGGAINTFDDILKATPPALVAFLANLPAVEGPIPNVDVVLSICLQSDLSRGQAGKSRTFPAQTPAGPATSASDVSGSTKSHPVPSGSSFKPTRDKQFLKRKDLDRQDDDETTTVQSQPLPRDVFRIRQMQKSRGSASSQTGSASYGSALSGDLSGSTG, from the exons ATGGCCGACTCTAACTTCAAG GATACTACAGCGGAGACGATCGATAAATACAATGTCGAAGCAGCTGAAATTCTCGCTAATAGTGTTCTG CATTTACCTATTACACAGTCGGCGCCCATATACGAACAACTTTTATCGGTCTTCCCCACAGCT GCAAAATATTGGAAGCAGTATGTGGAGGCACACATGGCTGTGAATAATGATGATGCTACAAGGCAGATATTTAGCCGCTGTTTATTGAATTGTCTCCAAGTTCCTCTTTG GAGATGCTACATTCGGTTCATTAGGAAAGTCAATGAGAAGAAGGGTGTAGAGGGTCAGGAAGAGACTAGAAAAGCTTTTGATTTTATGCTCAGCCATGTTG GATCTGACATAGCATCAGGACCTGTATGGTTGGAATACATCACCTTTTTAAAGTCATTACCG GCTCTTAACACACAGGAAGAATCACAACGGATGACCGCTGTGCGTAAAGCATATCAAAAAGCTATTGTTACTCCAACCCATCATGTTGAGCAACTATGGAAGGactatgaaaattttgaaaattctgttAGTCGTCAActg GCCAAGGGACTTTTATCTGATTATCAACCTAAGTATAACAGTGCCAGGGCCGTGTATAGGGAACGGAAGAAATACGTTGATGAAATTGATTGGAATATGCTTGCTGTACCCCCAACTGGCTCTTACAAG GAAGAATTGCAGTGGTTGGCTTGGAAGAGGCTTTTGGCCTTCGAAAA GGGAAATCCTCAAAGGATAGACAATGTATTGTCCAACAAGCGAATTATATTCACGTATGAGCAG TGTCTGATGTATTTGTACCATTATCCTGACATATGGTATGACTATGCTACATGGCATGCAAAAAGTGGGTCTATAGATTCTGCAATCAAAGTATTTCAGCGTTCTTTGAAGGCTCTTCCAG ATTCAGAAATGCTGAGGTATGCTTTTGCAGAACTGGAGGAATCTCGTGGAGCAATTCCG GctgcaaaaaaattatatgaaagcCTTTTGGTAGATGATGTTAATGCAACAGCTCTGGCACATATACAA TTTATTCGTTTCCTGAGAAGAACTGAAGGAGTTGAAGCAGCTCGCAAGTACTTCCTTGATGCTCGCAAATCCCCAACCTTCACATACCATGTATATGTTGCTTATGCTTTGATGGTGTTCTGCCTTGACAAGGATCCACAG GTTGCACACAATGTTTTTGAAGCCGGGTTGAAACGTTTTATGCATGAGCCAATGTATATCCTTGA ATATGCAGATTTTTTGTCTCGTTTGAATGATGACAGGAACATTCGGGCTTTATTTGAGCGGGCTTTGAGCTCACTCCCACCTGAAGAATCCGTTGAG GTGTGGAAACGATTCACCCAATTTGAGCAAATGTATGGAGATCTAGATAGCATGTTGAAG GTTgagcaaagaagaaaagaagctCTTTCGAGGACAGGTGAAGAGGGAGCAACTGCATTAGAGGGTTCATTGCAGGATGTGGTATCACGCTACAGTTTCATGGATCTTTGGCCCTGCTCTTCTAAGGATCTTGATCATTTGGTCCGGCAAGAG TGGCTTGCCAAAAACGTTAACAAGAAAGTGGACAAAACAGCTTTCCCTAATGGACCTGGAGTTGTTGGTACAG ATAGGAGTCCATCTAGCCTGGCAAGCAATTCAGCTGCTTCTGCAAAAGTTATTTATCCAGATACTTCTCAGATGGCGATTTATGATCCAAGGCAAAAGCCTG GAATTGGAATTGCTCCTGGTACAATAGCATCTGGAGCTGCTCCAAACAACATGTCTAATCCCATGGTTGCAATGGTGGGTGGTGGAGCAATAAATACATTTGATGATATACTGAAGGCAACACCCCCTGCATTGGTAGCGTTTTTAGCAAACTTACCTGCTGTTGAAG GTCCAATACCAAATGTGGATGTTGTTTTATCAATTTGTTTGCAGAGTGACTTATCTAGAGGGCAGGCTGGGAAATCACGGACTTTTCCTGCTCAAACACCAGCAGGCCCTGCTACTAGTGCAAGTGATGTTTCTGGCTCCACCAAATCCCATCCTGTCCCAAGCGGTTCCTCATTTAAACCAACAAGGGACAAGCAATTCCTGAAAAGAAAGGATTTGGACA GGCAAGATGATGATGAAACAACAACAGTGCAAAGCCAGCCATTACCAAGGGATGTTTTTAGGATACGACAGATGCAGAAATCTCGGGGAAGTGCTAGTTCACAGACAGGATCAGCATCATATGGAAGTGCTCTCTCTGGAGATCTCTCTGGTAGCACTGGCTGA
- the LOC123198135 gene encoding cleavage stimulation factor subunit 77 isoform X3 encodes MTAVRKAYQKAIVTPTHHVEQLWKDYENFENSVSRQLAKGLLSDYQPKYNSARAVYRERKKYVDEIDWNMLAVPPTGSYKEELQWLAWKRLLAFEKGNPQRIDNVLSNKRIIFTYEQCLMYLYHYPDIWYDYATWHAKSGSIDSAIKVFQRSLKALPDSEMLRYAFAELEESRGAIPAAKKLYESLLVDDVNATALAHIQFIRFLRRTEGVEAARKYFLDARKSPTFTYHVYVAYALMVFCLDKDPQVAHNVFEAGLKRFMHEPMYILEYADFLSRLNDDRNIRALFERALSSLPPEESVEVWKRFTQFEQMYGDLDSMLKVEQRRKEALSRTGEEGATALEGSLQDVVSRYSFMDLWPCSSKDLDHLVRQEWLAKNVNKKVDKTAFPNGPGVVGTDRSPSSLASNSAASAKVIYPDTSQMAIYDPRQKPGIGIAPGTIASGAAPNNMSNPMVAMVGGGAINTFDDILKATPPALVAFLANLPAVEGPIPNVDVVLSICLQSDLSRGQAGKSRTFPAQTPAGPATSASDVSGSTKSHPVPSGSSFKPTRDKQFLKRKDLDRQDDDETTTVQSQPLPRDVFRIRQMQKSRGSASSQTGSASYGSALSGDLSGSTG; translated from the exons ATGACCGCTGTGCGTAAAGCATATCAAAAAGCTATTGTTACTCCAACCCATCATGTTGAGCAACTATGGAAGGactatgaaaattttgaaaattctgttAGTCGTCAActg GCCAAGGGACTTTTATCTGATTATCAACCTAAGTATAACAGTGCCAGGGCCGTGTATAGGGAACGGAAGAAATACGTTGATGAAATTGATTGGAATATGCTTGCTGTACCCCCAACTGGCTCTTACAAG GAAGAATTGCAGTGGTTGGCTTGGAAGAGGCTTTTGGCCTTCGAAAA GGGAAATCCTCAAAGGATAGACAATGTATTGTCCAACAAGCGAATTATATTCACGTATGAGCAG TGTCTGATGTATTTGTACCATTATCCTGACATATGGTATGACTATGCTACATGGCATGCAAAAAGTGGGTCTATAGATTCTGCAATCAAAGTATTTCAGCGTTCTTTGAAGGCTCTTCCAG ATTCAGAAATGCTGAGGTATGCTTTTGCAGAACTGGAGGAATCTCGTGGAGCAATTCCG GctgcaaaaaaattatatgaaagcCTTTTGGTAGATGATGTTAATGCAACAGCTCTGGCACATATACAA TTTATTCGTTTCCTGAGAAGAACTGAAGGAGTTGAAGCAGCTCGCAAGTACTTCCTTGATGCTCGCAAATCCCCAACCTTCACATACCATGTATATGTTGCTTATGCTTTGATGGTGTTCTGCCTTGACAAGGATCCACAG GTTGCACACAATGTTTTTGAAGCCGGGTTGAAACGTTTTATGCATGAGCCAATGTATATCCTTGA ATATGCAGATTTTTTGTCTCGTTTGAATGATGACAGGAACATTCGGGCTTTATTTGAGCGGGCTTTGAGCTCACTCCCACCTGAAGAATCCGTTGAG GTGTGGAAACGATTCACCCAATTTGAGCAAATGTATGGAGATCTAGATAGCATGTTGAAG GTTgagcaaagaagaaaagaagctCTTTCGAGGACAGGTGAAGAGGGAGCAACTGCATTAGAGGGTTCATTGCAGGATGTGGTATCACGCTACAGTTTCATGGATCTTTGGCCCTGCTCTTCTAAGGATCTTGATCATTTGGTCCGGCAAGAG TGGCTTGCCAAAAACGTTAACAAGAAAGTGGACAAAACAGCTTTCCCTAATGGACCTGGAGTTGTTGGTACAG ATAGGAGTCCATCTAGCCTGGCAAGCAATTCAGCTGCTTCTGCAAAAGTTATTTATCCAGATACTTCTCAGATGGCGATTTATGATCCAAGGCAAAAGCCTG GAATTGGAATTGCTCCTGGTACAATAGCATCTGGAGCTGCTCCAAACAACATGTCTAATCCCATGGTTGCAATGGTGGGTGGTGGAGCAATAAATACATTTGATGATATACTGAAGGCAACACCCCCTGCATTGGTAGCGTTTTTAGCAAACTTACCTGCTGTTGAAG GTCCAATACCAAATGTGGATGTTGTTTTATCAATTTGTTTGCAGAGTGACTTATCTAGAGGGCAGGCTGGGAAATCACGGACTTTTCCTGCTCAAACACCAGCAGGCCCTGCTACTAGTGCAAGTGATGTTTCTGGCTCCACCAAATCCCATCCTGTCCCAAGCGGTTCCTCATTTAAACCAACAAGGGACAAGCAATTCCTGAAAAGAAAGGATTTGGACA GGCAAGATGATGATGAAACAACAACAGTGCAAAGCCAGCCATTACCAAGGGATGTTTTTAGGATACGACAGATGCAGAAATCTCGGGGAAGTGCTAGTTCACAGACAGGATCAGCATCATATGGAAGTGCTCTCTCTGGAGATCTCTCTGGTAGCACTGGCTGA